In Papio anubis isolate 15944 chromosome 17, Panubis1.0, whole genome shotgun sequence, the following are encoded in one genomic region:
- the LOC101004300 gene encoding keratin-associated protein 2-1 has translation MTGSCCGSTFSSLSYGGGCCQPCCYRDPCCCRPVTYQTTVCRPVTCVPRCTRPICEPCRRPVCCDPCSLQEGCCRPITCCPTSCTAVVCRPCCWATTCCQPVSVQSPCCRPPCGQPTPCSTTCRTFSC, from the coding sequence atgaccggctccTGCTGCGGCTCCACCTTCTCTTCCCTGAGCTACGGGGGAGGCTGCTGCCAGCCCTGCTGCTACCGCGACCCCTGCTGCTGCCGCCCCGTGACCTACCAGACCACCGTGTGCCGCCCCGTGACCTGCGTGCCCCGCTGCACGCGTCCCATCTGCGAGCCCTGCCGCCGCCCGGTGTGCTGCGACCCCTGCTCCCTGCAGGAAGGCTGCTGCCGCCCCATCACCTGCTGCCCCACGTCGTGCACGGCTGTGGTCTGCAGGCCCTGCTGCTGGGCCACCACCTGCTGCCAGCCTGTGTCTGTGCAGTCCCCCTGCTGCCGGCCCCCCTGCGGCCAGCCGACGCCTTGCAGCACCACCTGCAGGACCTTCTCCTGCTGA